The Nocardioides ochotonae genome segment AGGAGACGCTCCAGGCGCTCGACCTCGCGGTGACGTCGGGGCGCGCGTCGTACGTCGGCATCTCCAACTACACCGGCTGGCAGACCGCGCAGGCCGCGACCTGGCAGCGCGCGGTGCCCGGCCGGGTGCCGCTGGCCTCTACTCAGGTGCAGTACAACCTGCTCAACCGCGGCGTCGAGCACGAGGTGCTCCCGGCCGCCGACGCACTCGGTCTCGGCGTGCTGGCCTGGTCGCCGCTCGCCGGCGGCGTGCTGACCGGCAAGTACCGCAGCGGCACCCCCGCCGACTCCCGCGCCGCCGACCCGTGGTTCGCCTCGCGGGTGGAGAACTACCTCGACGGCTTCGGTCGCGGCGTGGTCGAAGCGGTGGCGCGCGCCGCCGACGGGCTGGGCTGGACCCCGCTCGAGGTGGCCCTGGTCTGGCTGCGCGACCGCCCCGGCGTGACCGCCCCGATCCTCGGCGCGCGCACCGCCGCCCAGCTGCGCGCCGCGCTCGCGATCGAGGAGCTGTCGCTGCCCCCCGAGATCGTCCTGGCCCTGGACGACGTCAGCGAGGAGTGAGCCGATGTCCCGTGTGCTGCGTCAGCCGCTGCGCCCCGGGGTGGAGTGGGAACTCGACAGCGTCACGTTCTCCCCGGAGTACCCCCGCGGCGTGGTGACCAAGCTGCTCACCGAGCGCGCCGAGCAGGGCGGCTGGGAGCTCGACCGGGTCCGCATCGGCGCCGACGGCGTACGCCGGGTGCTGCTCCGGCGGCGGGTGATCAAGGCGGTCCGGACCGCCTGAGAACCCCACGTTTGGTCCCCAACGACACTTTTCGTGGCCGATCTGTTGTCGTTGGGGACCAAACGTGAGGGTGTCGGGCCCTCAGACCTCGTCGAGGAACCGGTCGAAGACCCGGGCGCCGAACTCCAGGGCGTCGACGGGGACCCGCTCGTCGACGCCGTGGAACAGCGCGGTGAAGTCCAGGTCGGCGGGCAGGCGCAGCGGCGCGAAGCCGTAGGAGCGCATCCCGAGCTTGCGGAAGTGCTTCGCGTCGGTGCCGGCACCCATCAGGTACGGCGCGACGAGGGCGTCCTGGTCCTCGGCGAGGATGGAGCGGGTCATGGCGCGCACCAGGTCGCCCTCGTACGGCGACTCCCAGGGCTGCTGGTGGCTGACCATGTCGATGTCGACGCCGTCACCGACCAGCTCGCGCAGCGTCGCGAAGAACTCGTCCTCGTACCCGGGCAGGAAGCGGCCGTCGACGTGGGCGGTCGCCTCGGTCGGGATGACGTTCACCTTGTAGCCCGCGTGGAGCATCGTCGGGTTGGTGGAGTTGCGAAGCACGCCGCCGAGCATCCTGGTTGCGGGGCCGAACTCCTCGACGAGCTCCTCGACGTTGTCCGGGGTGACCTGGGTGCCGGCGAGGTCGGCGACCGTGGCGAGCAGCACCTCCATCGCCGGGGTGAGCCGCACCGGCCACTCGTGGGCGCCGATCCGGGCCACCGCCTGGGCGAGGCGGGTGACGGCGTTGTCAGGGTTGACCATCGAGCCGTGGCCGGCGCGGCCGCGGGCGGTGAGCCGCATCCAGGCCATGCCGCGCTCCGCGGTCTCGAGGAGGTAGAGCCGCCGCCCGCGCACGGTCGTGCTGAAGCCGCCGACCTCGCCGACGGCATCGGCGACGCCCTCGAACTCCTCGGGGTGGTCGCGCACCAGCACCTCGGCCCCCTGGTGGCCGCCGGCCTCCTCGTCGGCGGTGAAGCACAGCACGATCGGCCGGGTGGGCACCGCGCCGGCGAGCTGGCGGGCGCGGACCACCGAGAGCAGCATCGCGTCGAAGTCCTTCATGTCGACCGCGCCCCGCCCCCACAGGTAGCCGTCGCGGATCTCACCGGAGAACGGGTCCACCTGCCAGTCCTCGGCCGCCGCCGGGACCACGTCGAGGTGCCCGTGCAGCAGCAGCCCGTCGCCCTCGGTGCCGCCCCAGCGCGCCATCACCGACGTACGACCGGGGCTGGACTCATAGATGCGCGGCTCGATGCCCACGTCCGAGAGCAGGGTGGCCACCATCTCCGCGGCGGGCCGCTCCCCCGGCCCCGAGTCGTCGCCGTAGTTGGAGGTGTCGATGCGCAGCAGGTCGCGGCACAGCTCGACGACCTCGCCCGCGGGGTCGTACGGCGGTGCCGCGACGGTGGTCAGGTCGTGGGGGTCAGCAGCCATGAGGTCAGCATGACATCCGCTCAACCACCCCCCGATTCCGTGTTTCCCCGGACCCAGTGTTAAGTTTTTCCAGCACTCGGGTCCGGGTGGCGGAATTGGCAGACGCGCTAGCTTGAGGTGCTAGTGCCCTTTATCGGGCGTGGGGGTTCAAGTCCCCCCTCGGACACCAGCGGAACGGCCAGGCTCTCGACAGAGAGCCTGGCCGTTTCTCATTTCACTCGTGGCTGCGAACCCCTCAGCTCCGCGTCCACGCGCGCCTGCGCGGTGTGTGGATCCTGTCGATCTTCGCGGTCGTCTGGTCTGCGGCTGCCGCCTCCGGCCTGTCCGCGACCGGCGCCTCGGCCGCCGCCCTTCCGAGCGCCGTGGCGGCCGTGGTCGTGTCGCTGGTCCTTGTCGTGGTCGTCCGGCGCTCGGCTCACGACCCGGCCCTTGCCCGGGCCCGCAGGCTCCCGCCCTGGTGGTCGCGCGGCGTCGCTGCGGTCAACATCGCTCAGCTGCTGGTTATCGCGGCCGTGGCGATCGGCCTGACGAGGCTGGACCAGGCCGC includes the following:
- a CDS encoding M20/M25/M40 family metallo-hydrolase gives rise to the protein MAADPHDLTTVAAPPYDPAGEVVELCRDLLRIDTSNYGDDSGPGERPAAEMVATLLSDVGIEPRIYESSPGRTSVMARWGGTEGDGLLLHGHLDVVPAAAEDWQVDPFSGEIRDGYLWGRGAVDMKDFDAMLLSVVRARQLAGAVPTRPIVLCFTADEEAGGHQGAEVLVRDHPEEFEGVADAVGEVGGFSTTVRGRRLYLLETAERGMAWMRLTARGRAGHGSMVNPDNAVTRLAQAVARIGAHEWPVRLTPAMEVLLATVADLAGTQVTPDNVEELVEEFGPATRMLGGVLRNSTNPTMLHAGYKVNVIPTEATAHVDGRFLPGYEDEFFATLRELVGDGVDIDMVSHQQPWESPYEGDLVRAMTRSILAEDQDALVAPYLMGAGTDAKHFRKLGMRSYGFAPLRLPADLDFTALFHGVDERVPVDALEFGARVFDRFLDEV
- a CDS encoding aldo/keto reductase; translation: MQLRSLGQTGLRVSRLGLGTMTWGRDTDEHEARDQLIAFAEAGGTLLDTAASYGDGAAEELIGSLIGDVVARDEIVLATKAGLVRRGDSRRVDTSRGHLLPALDRSLKRLGVDHVDLWQVHVWSDRTPLEETLQALDLAVTSGRASYVGISNYTGWQTAQAATWQRAVPGRVPLASTQVQYNLLNRGVEHEVLPAADALGLGVLAWSPLAGGVLTGKYRSGTPADSRAADPWFASRVENYLDGFGRGVVEAVARAADGLGWTPLEVALVWLRDRPGVTAPILGARTAAQLRAALAIEELSLPPEIVLALDDVSEE
- a CDS encoding DUF5703 family protein, encoding MSRVLRQPLRPGVEWELDSVTFSPEYPRGVVTKLLTERAEQGGWELDRVRIGADGVRRVLLRRRVIKAVRTA